In Falco cherrug isolate bFalChe1 chromosome 19, bFalChe1.pri, whole genome shotgun sequence, the genomic stretch AAGGGGGACCCCGTTAGTTGGGGGAGGGCGCTGCGATGGGAGAGACCCCCCTGCTGACGTAGGGGATCCCCCAGGTGACGTCAGAAGGCAAGGTGCAGGAGACCCCCTGGGTGACGTAATGGaagggccccccccccccccccccgggtgaTGCAatgggggggctgtggggagcccCTACCCCGCGGGGGGGGTCTCTCGGGTGCCATgagggggctcggggggtggggggaggttgGAGTGAGTGAGACACCTTTGTAacgggggggggaggggggcagctgGGTCAGGGGGACCCCCCAGGGGACaacgtgtgtgtgtggggtgcaGCTGAGGGGGTTGAGACCCCCTGAAAGGTCCAGGATgggggggggcacccaggggGGGCTGCCGTGGCTTAATGGGCTGCATCCTGGCAGCAGAGGGGGGTTTCCCTGGAAGGGGGTACTCCAGGGGTGGGGGGTTACCCCAGGAtgggggagggagcagggtAGGGGACACCCATGGGCGGCTGCCATGATAATTAACAAACGGGACTTTCCAAAGACTTAAGAATAATCAAAACTGACTGGTCGGCGGCTTCGGGCTGAACTTTCCTCCTTCCCGCAGGACAATACCCCACGCCGCCGTCCTTCCCGGTACAGCCGCCTGCCACCCCCCCGGTGTACCCCCAGACCGTgccgctcccgcagccgccgcccTACACGGACGCCCCTCCGGCTTACTCCGAGGTGGGATGCTCCTCCAaaagctttctttccttctgagaCCCCCTCCTAAATTACAAAAAACCAAGTCATCGCTCcgtaacttcttttttcttcttgttgccCGGGGGACTCGCTCACCGCGTGTATCAGCGGTGGGCACCCAGCATCCTGGTGGGAGATGGGAACTATCCGGTGCCGAACCTTCGGAGCCACGCCTGGCGTTAAGACAATAAATTTCGCTCATCTCTAGCTACAAATAATACGGATAATTATCTCTTAGATGGCTTCGTGCAGCCAGTGGGCAAAAATGACCCTCGTGCAAGGAGGAGGGTGACAGTGGATGGGACAGTGATGCTGAGCGCAAAGAACAAGTCGCTCAGGTTCCTTGcatggcttttattttatttttgtcttttttttttttaccccaccAGCTTTACCGCCCCAGCTTCGTGCCGCTGGGGGCTGCCACTGTGCCCACCATGTCTGCGGCGTACCCGGGCGCTTCTGTCTTCCTGCCCGTGGCCCAGTCCGTGGCCGTGGGTCCCATCGGCTCCTCGGTCCCGATGGCGTATTACCCCGTGGGACCCATGTACCCTCCTGGTTCAACGGTCCTTGTGGAAGGTGGCTTTGATGCTGGGGCGAGGTTTGGGGCTGGCGGAACACCCAGCATCCCAGTAAGTACCAACGTACCCCCCAAACCCCGCGTGCTTCGGCGTTGGAGGGTTGCAGGCGGTAGCCGGGGAGAAatgtccttttattttctgagaaaaaacgTGTTTCTTACCCCATCCCTCATCGGGGAGAAGGGTGGGCTCCTGCTTTCCATCTCTGGCCAACCTGTGGTTCTCCAGCGGTTCTGACGCACAGCAAAACCCTTCTGTGGCCAGTACTAGCCCCAGTTTGGCTTGGGGGTCATGGTATAACGTGCGTCGGAGGGAGGCACCTGATTTTCCCTGCCCCCAAACACTGAGCTGGCCTCTCCCTGTGCGGGAGGTTCCTGCTTCCCTGGACTTTCCCCCCGTCGCTCCTGGCCACGTGAAGTTCTTGTTCTACAGCCCACGGGCTCCTCTGCGCAGGCAAAAAGCCCCGCAGGAGCTCTCCGAGGCGAGAGGGCAGCACATGGCTGAGCGTCTCACATCGGCTCCGGGGCTCCGTCACCCTGTCAAGTGACGGGGACACACGGATGGGGGGGTTTGGGGTCCCAGCAGTGAGCGATGGGGAGGTTTTGGGGTCCCGGCAGCGAGCGATGGGGATGCGGATGGGGAGGTTTTGGGGTCCCGGCAACGAGCGATGGGGATGCGGATGGGGAGGTTTTGGGGTCCTGGCAGCGAGCGATGGGGACGCGGATGGGGAGGTTTTGGGGTCCCGGCAGCGAGCGATGGGGACGCGGATGGGGAGGTTTTGGGGGTCCCGGCAGCGAGCGATGGGGACGCGGATGGGGAGGTTTTGGTGGTCCCAGCAGCCCGCAGCGGCGGCGTGTCAGCTCCTGCCGTGGcactgggctcagctgtcctcCCGCCTCCCCCTTCTCTGTTTTGCAGCCCCCCCCACCCGGCTGCCCCCCCAACGCCGCCCAGCTGGCCGTCATGCAGGGAGCCAACGTCCTGGTGACGCAACGGAAGGGCAACTTCTTCCTGGGAGGCTCAGACGGCGGCTACACTATCTGGTGAagaaggcaggggaaggggggagagggggggggcTCCATTTGTGTAAGGAAAGACATCACATACTGTCAGCACTTCTCACGATGTAACTGCTTTAGTCCATATTAACCCGACGTCGCGGATGAGACACGCAGCGGTGAGGGGTCTCCCCGGGCTGGTGCCCGACCCTGCAGGCACCCGAAAACGAGCCAAGGGACGCTGGTGACGGTAGCGGCGCCGCTGTTTAAATGGGGGGGGATTAATTAATTCACAGTGTGAACGTGAGCTCGGCAGTCCTGCCTCTTCGTTTCACCGGAGTAACACCGCTGTGGGGAAGGCGAGGGAGCGGGGCCGGTGCCATGCCGGTACCGCTGGCCCCAGAGCCGTGACCCCCCaggtttccccctccccaaaagcaAAGGTGCTGGCTGGAAAAGCGAGGCAAAACTTGGGAGGGCACCGCCGCGCTTCCTTCGTCCTGACCTCGGGAGAGCGCATCCCTGGGAGCACCCCGTGCTCACGGTCACCCCCGTTTCCCTCTGGGAAGTTATGCGGCTGGCGTGTatcatgggatttttttttatacactCCAAGTAATCTTGGATTTCTTTGCACATTAGATCTAATCAAAGCCAGGCTTTGGTGCCAGAAACACAATGCAACTCATCTTTGAACCTTTCATTCGATGCTAACTAGGCTTTTAGAATGACGCTTAATaaacaaatgtctttttttctttttttttttttttttttttttttgaaactcaACCTGGTGTCTTGACACCAAAACTCCTTCAGGCTGTTGTTCAGAGGGGCTGGTCACCATCTGCCCGAGGGTGTGTAACAACTGTCAATCAACACACAAATTAGCTTGGGTCGTGGGTTTTCCGGACACGTACTTCAGAAATGACTTGGGTATAATGAAGTCTTCGTAGGGTTAAGAAGAATATTTCAGGGATCCtcaatgttttgggttttgttttgtttctgttttctgacgaaaaaatatcagattcaaatatattttatctcGAGGTTTCAGTTTAATCTAAATCTGTGTCTTGTATATGTTGTGTTTAACCATCCGACTGACTGTTATGAAAACGTTCAGCATTACGTCTCTCTCTGTATACACTGTGGTGCACTTaacttgtggatttttttatactaaaaaaaaaaaaaaaggtagaataaagactattttgaaaatttgaacGAAGTAGCAGGTTTGCATCAGACCTCAAATAAAACCCCTTGGCTCCCGCCCACCGCAAGCCTTCGGGTTTCTTCACTTATTTCCTCTTTGCTGCTATTTTATGAACTTCCTCCTGTTTgggctgtttcttttttcccctccggGTTTGGTTTCAAGGAAGAGCTGCCCCTCGAGGGGGGACATCGAGCTGCTCCTCGCCTCATCTTTGTGCGGAGCAAAAGCGGAGGAAAGCCGGTGTCCCTGCCTGCCGGGTGAAGCAAACCTGCTCCGCGCCTCATCTCACAATGCCTCTCGGGGCAGGGATGAGCATCCCGGCTGACGGATGCCTCTCGGGGCAGGGATGAGCATCCCCACATCCGTAGGGTGCCATGGGGCTCCGAGTCGCACAATCCATCGGGCTGCGCTACGTGTGTGCTTAACCTTAGCGTAGGTAAGTTGGAGGCTAATTAACCCACCCCTAAATCATCAGCGGAATAACTTCATTGTGGTGTGAGATAAGGGAAGGGAAAACATGAGCGACTCTTGGAGCGTTTGGTCACGGGTCTGTATTAGGAAGCACCgaagggaggaggtgggggatgGGGGCAGCCAGAGCGTGGCTGTGCCGGCTCTGCCGCACTCCTTGCCCCAGCTCCGCAAAGCTCCGACACACACCTGttgatttttcctttgatgGTTGGCTTaataaattaaggaaaaaaaacaaaatggggggaaaaagcagcTTGTAGATCCCCAACTCCAAGGAATTGAGCGACTGGGACCTGAGAGGTGGGTGCTGGAGCCGGCGGCTCAGATGAAatattcttctttctccttggcTGGAGCATCCTCCATCGGCAGCGCCACGTCGGGCTCCGCCACCGGCTGCTCGTAGGTGAGGTAGCTGCCTTTGTTTCTGTACAGGTAGACGATGATCACCACCAGCACCGTCAGCAGGGTGAGGAACACCAGCGTGATGACAACTGCCGGGGAGAGGAGCCGGGTTTAGCCGGTACTGAGCCGCCGCGCGGTGCCGGGGCTGGATGTGGCCCGGGGAGCCCCTACCTGCGATGAGTGCTGTGTTGGCGTCCTCGTGGAGCGGTGGGGTGTGAGCCTTCTTCAGGGCGGGGGTTGTCAGCTCCTCTTCAGCAAACAGGGAGAGTGGAGAAGGTGAGGCTGGTGCTGAGCCGGCTCTGAGCCCGGTTTGAGCCCAGCCGGGGCACACGGTGGCCACAGGCGAGGGCTCGCCGAGGGTCACGGTGCTGCGCTCACCTGCGCTCCGAGGGTGCTGAGCCTCCATCGCATCGGCTTCCTGCAGGCGAAGCTCTGGGCTCCTTCCgaactaccaaaaaaaaaaaaaaaaaaaagaatcaaagtgATAAATTCCCCCGCAACCCCCCCGAAGGGTGCAGCCGCCAGCTAATTAAAGCAGAGCTGTGGCGCTAATTAAAGCGGAGATTTTATTGGGGCTGATGGGGAGGTTGCAGGTCACTCAAACTTCCAGAGCTTCCAACTGCCCGTGAATCCGCGTGGATGCTCCCGGCAGCATCCTGAGGGTGATGCCGCCGCTGCCGTTGATGCCGCCGCTGCTGTCACGTTTTCTcgttttccctggaaaaaagCAGCCCGAGGGGGGTGGGCAACCCCGggaaccccccaaaaaaccgCGCTCTGCAATGGCTCCGGCACGAGTGACTCAGCGCCTCAGCGGGGACGTGGTGCCGCTAGatgtcaggaggaaaaaaaaaaaaaagaaagaaaaaaaaattttaaaaataaatgtgggaAATGACCCGCGGGAGCATGGCAGTGGGCCAGCACCGCGGAGCTGGGAGCCGTGCCGCGCAGCCGGGATGCATCTCACCAGGCTGGGGGATGCTAACCCCGACGTGACCTCCCAGATTTTGGCACCAGGATGAATTTCGGGGGGTCTGGCCCTGCCCCGGTGGCCCCCCGGTGCCCCCAGGACTCAAAACCTCCCCGACCGCAGTGGGGTTGGCTTTGCAGCGAGACTGGAGTGCGAACGCTCGTGGAGAGGTGGGATGTTGGGAAAACAGTTTCCCCCCTTCCCAGCGGCAGGGACAGAGGGGggacccctccccacccaccgGCACCCCGAATCGCTGGCCCTGTCCACACAGCAACTGGCACGAGCTGCCAGCTCGTTAAACCCGGCTTTGCATTAACACAGCTTTGCATTAAACATGGGTTTGCTTTAAACCCGGTTTTTGCTTTAAACCCACTTTTGCATTAAACATGATTTTGCTTTAAACCCAGCTTTGCATTAAACAGTTCTTGCTTCAAACCCAGCTTTGCTTTAAACatgatttttgctttaaacatGGGTTTTGCTTCAAGCCCAGCTTTGCATTAAACAGTTTTTGCTTCAAAACCCAGTTTAAACACTGGTTTTGCTTCAAACCCAACTTTGCATTAAACACGGGTTTGCTTTAAACatgatttttgctttaaactcagttttctttcaaaccCAGCTTTGCTTTAAACAGTTTTTGCTTTAAACCCAGCTCTGCTTTAAACGTGAGTTTTGCTTCAAACCCAGCTTTGCATTAAACatgatttttgctttaaacatgatttttgctttaaacatgatttttgctttaaacCCAGCCCTGCATTAAACCCAGTTTTTCGTTCAAATCCAGCTTTGCATTAAACCCTTTTTTTGCCCCAAACCCAGCTCTGCCGTGATGCCCACTGGGCAGCAATGCCGGGTGtcagggggagggagggggggtgACACGTGTGGCAGGAGCTGAGCGGACCCATCTCCCCCCCAGGCAGCTTCAAAGCAAAAAACGGGTGAAAAGGCCCCAACCCCTCAAAACTGGGAttgaagaggaaagaggaaaaggtgcCGCTCGGTGGGAAGGGAGTGGTGCCACCGGGAGCCTCGGGAAGCGTTGGGCATCGCTGGTGGGAAATACAAACTCGTGCTGTGCCCACAGCGCCTGCACGATCCTGGGACTCAGCAAAGGTTTAAACCAAATTTTCAATTTAAAGACTTGATTCAGCATCCAAACGCCGGTGACCGCGGAAGCAAAGCTTGGCACGTTGCATCCCGGGGAGGGATGCTCTGGCCAGGTACCCCCGGATGCTCCGGCCGCGTACCCCTGGATGCTCCACCCACGTACCCTTGGATGCTCCGCCTGGGTAACCCCGGATGCTCTGCCTGGGTACCCCTGGATGCTCCAGCTGTGTACCCCCGGATGCTCCAGCCAGGTACCCCTGGATGCTCCACCCGTGTACCCTCGGATGCTCCAGCTGGGTACCCCCGGATGCTCCAGCCAGGTACCCCTGGATGCTCCACCCGTGTACCCTTGGATGCTCTAGCTGGGTACCCCCGGATGCTCCAGCCAGGTACCCCTGGATGCTCCACCCGTGTACCCTCGGATGCTCCAGCTGGGTACCCCCGGATGCTCCAGCCGGGTACCCCTGGATGCTCCGCCCGGGTACCCCCTCGCTGCTTCTCCATCATGGGAGGCAACTCACCAAAACCAACAGGGAATTTGCCCCGTGCCCCATGCCGTGGAAAACTACGGGATATTCCGCAGGGCCAGGGTTACCTTGGTGGGCCGGGATCCAGCCGAGCTCCGAGCCTCCGGGCATCCAGCGGCTGcgctggggggctggcagggggtgaGTCACTTCCCCAGTGCGCGGGATCCATCCGGATCAccatgtgttttttaaagtgacGCAGGGGTTGtgaaaaaaccacccacccatCATCTTCCTCATTCCTGCTCCCAGGCCAAGTCGCTCAAGAGCTGTTCCCACACGgagccctccccgccccccgggGCGCAGGcggctgctggggatgctcgGCGGTGCCTTCATGGCCCCCCAGTCCCAGTCCCAGTCCCAATCCCAGTTCCTGTGCCCATTCCCAGGGGATGGAGGATGGGTTGAGCAAACCGGCCCTGCCGCCCGCTCGTCCCCATTTCTCCTCCGTCACCCCAGGTCCCCCCGGAGCGTTtgctctcccctgccccctgctcAGCTTTCCCGATGGATTTTCCTCCTTCTGCCTCTCGCTGCAGGACGATCCGGacttttcccttcccacccacctgGAACCCAGCTGGGAAACACCCGGCTGAGGACCCGCATTCCGGCTTCTCCCCGAAACCCGCCGCGCTTGGGCATCTCCCACCGCACAACTCCGTTACCTCTGGGTGCAAATCCCACGCAGCCcaacccccgccccccccccgccgacCTCCCGGGAAAGGGCGGATTTTCCGGGGGTCCCCCAAGAGCCccgtgtgtgtctgtgtgtccccccagctCCTACCTGCGCCCGCCGTGCCGGGGCTCACGGTGCCGGCACCATGTGCGGCTCCCAGTCTCGCCCAGGCGAAGGCGTTGCCTTTTTCCTGCCTCACCTTTCCAGTCCGGCTGCAAC encodes the following:
- the SMAGP gene encoding small cell adhesion glycoprotein isoform X2, with translation MEAQHPRSAEELTTPALKKAHTPPLHEDANTALIAVVITLVFLTLLTVLVVIIVYLYRNKGSYLTYEQPVAEPDVALPMEDAPAKEKEEYFI
- the SMAGP gene encoding small cell adhesion glycoprotein isoform X1, with amino-acid sequence MEAQHPRSAGERSTVTLGEPSPVATVCPGWAQTGLRAGSAPASPSPLSLFAEEELTTPALKKAHTPPLHEDANTALIAVVITLVFLTLLTVLVVIIVYLYRNKGSYLTYEQPVAEPDVALPMEDAPAKEKEEYFI
- the DAZAP2 gene encoding DAZ-associated protein 2, yielding MNGKGQYPTPPSFPVQPPATPPVYPQTVPLPQPPPYTDAPPAYSELYRPSFVPLGAATVPTMSAAYPGASVFLPVAQSVAVGPIGSSVPMAYYPVGPMYPPGSTVLVEGGFDAGARFGAGGTPSIPPPPPGCPPNAAQLAVMQGANVLVTQRKGNFFLGGSDGGYTIW